From the Bacteroidia bacterium genome, one window contains:
- a CDS encoding ABC transporter permease, whose amino-acid sequence MYVLRVLTTHPVRLLLTLSGIGLCIVLILFILGVYNGVATGSVDYVRQTPADLWVLQANTSNIMRGTSILPEAYCDEIRRHESIASATAVLLFFATIELDGCNATVLLTGYVPGELGGPPRIAEGRAITRDGEIVLDQAFAAKHGIGLGRRLKLRDDSLTVVGLSSGTNAFVTQYAFVTLAYEQSIIELPGLASFFIVQVRGGSTSESVARDIALKYPGRLSVHQHAQFLDNNIREVESGILPLFFAIALIGGVVLAIILSLILSVNILERRHDFAIMKLIGSPSSYLRRVVLTQSLFVCSASECLGLAALYPLLLLIESITPEVAALVTASHILAVTVAVFVISIASGLLASRRVRRISTSEVFS is encoded by the coding sequence ATGTATGTCCTGCGCGTACTGACAACACACCCTGTCCGATTGCTGCTGACACTTTCGGGCATCGGGCTGTGTATCGTGCTCATACTTTTCATTCTCGGGGTGTACAATGGCGTCGCGACAGGATCGGTGGATTACGTTCGTCAGACCCCCGCCGATTTATGGGTGCTGCAGGCGAACACATCGAATATCATGCGCGGCACTTCCATACTGCCCGAGGCATACTGCGATGAAATCCGCCGACACGAGAGCATCGCCTCGGCAACCGCAGTGCTGTTGTTCTTTGCAACAATTGAGCTTGACGGCTGCAATGCAACAGTGCTGCTCACAGGGTACGTGCCCGGAGAGTTGGGCGGACCACCGCGCATCGCCGAAGGGCGGGCGATCACAAGGGACGGCGAGATCGTGCTCGATCAGGCGTTTGCGGCAAAGCACGGCATTGGTCTCGGCCGGCGACTGAAGCTGCGGGACGATTCGCTGACGGTTGTTGGACTCTCATCCGGGACAAACGCATTTGTCACGCAATACGCGTTTGTGACGCTGGCTTACGAGCAGTCGATCATCGAGCTGCCGGGTCTGGCGAGTTTCTTCATCGTTCAGGTGCGGGGAGGCAGCACATCCGAATCTGTGGCGCGGGACATTGCCCTGAAGTACCCGGGGCGTTTGTCCGTGCATCAGCATGCGCAATTTCTCGATAACAACATTCGCGAAGTCGAGTCCGGTATACTTCCGCTGTTTTTCGCAATAGCGCTGATTGGGGGAGTCGTTCTGGCAATCATTCTGAGTCTGATCCTTTCGGTGAATATACTCGAGAGGCGTCACGACTTCGCGATAATGAAGCTCATCGGTTCGCCGTCCTCTTATCTCAGGCGTGTGGTTCTGACGCAGTCGCTGTTCGTGTGTTCCGCGTCCGAGTGTCTCGGTCTGGCTGCGCTGTATCCGTTGCTGCTGCTGATCGAATCGATCACACCCGAGGTGGCCGCTCTCGTCACAGCGTCACACATCCTCGCAGTCACCGTAGCGGTGTTCGTGATCAGCATCGCCAGCGGTTTGCTCGCAAGCAGAAGGGTACGGCGCATTTCTACGTCGGAGGTGTTCTCATGA
- a CDS encoding NAD-dependent epimerase/dehydratase family protein yields MTTALVTGASGFVGRRVVDVLLAAGVHVRAGVRHHGSEKALPRRDDCEVVAIDICDARSLAGAMRGVDQLYHFAATVTSHTSAAKLLRVNAEGTRSVWEAAADAGIGKALYCSSTAVYGLLAQNGQAVTEDILPRAVEPYGRSKLLGERIAAEIGAGREIDTVVIRPTAVFGPGEHTHFGSELRKAAVSRILLGGGFRNKHFNFVHVDDVAAAAVHVMQLQKLSARVYNIVAEPSVSYEHAFQAYLRALDGAGYRFLRQRLLGQISVLIERRPSLARRLRLHGRRSLAFGVWRPGFDMTFSSARLRETDFQFRWTDFEVVLRSCLDD; encoded by the coding sequence GTCACCGGAGCATCAGGATTTGTGGGACGACGCGTCGTCGACGTCCTGCTCGCCGCCGGTGTACACGTGCGAGCGGGTGTGCGACATCATGGCTCAGAAAAAGCCCTGCCGCGGCGCGATGATTGTGAAGTGGTCGCGATTGACATTTGCGACGCCCGGTCTCTCGCCGGAGCGATGCGCGGAGTCGACCAACTGTACCATTTTGCGGCGACGGTAACCTCGCACACGTCAGCCGCGAAGCTCCTGCGCGTCAACGCTGAGGGCACACGCAGCGTATGGGAAGCTGCCGCCGATGCCGGGATCGGCAAGGCGCTGTACTGCAGCAGCACCGCAGTGTATGGTCTGCTTGCGCAGAACGGACAGGCTGTGACCGAGGATATCCTGCCGCGTGCAGTCGAACCGTACGGACGCTCGAAACTACTGGGCGAGCGCATCGCTGCGGAGATCGGCGCCGGGAGAGAAATCGACACCGTTGTGATTCGTCCCACCGCAGTGTTTGGGCCCGGGGAGCACACGCATTTCGGAAGCGAACTGCGGAAGGCCGCGGTTTCCCGCATTCTTCTTGGCGGAGGGTTCAGGAACAAGCATTTCAATTTTGTGCATGTGGACGATGTGGCCGCGGCTGCCGTGCATGTCATGCAACTTCAGAAGCTCAGTGCCCGCGTGTACAACATCGTCGCGGAGCCTTCCGTCTCCTACGAACATGCGTTTCAGGCCTACCTTCGTGCACTCGACGGCGCCGGGTATCGCTTTCTGCGCCAGCGCCTCCTCGGACAAATCTCCGTATTGATAGAGCGAAGACCATCGCTGGCGCGCAGACTGCGATTGCACGGCCGGCGCAGCCTGGCGTTCGGCGTCTGGAGGCCCGGCTTCGATATGACGTTTTCCTCGGCCAGACTGCGCGAAACGGATTTTCAATTCCGCTGGACGGATTTTGAAGTCGTGCTTCGTTCGTGTCTGGACGATTAA